A genomic stretch from Kribbella amoyensis includes:
- a CDS encoding extracellular solute-binding protein — protein sequence MTHTDRRSFLRTTGLLGGALLLPGGLAACSGGSSESSATASGPVELEFWTHDPGYVKTFTAAAKAYQAAGDTQFQYTLKPVNADGDSLVTRLISNASAGKGTADMIGIIISTFNRLMTGGIAPNVLYDWSGDVSSLDGDLLPSRVAPYTLDGKVYAIESDNCTTVYYYREDLFDSLKIDIATPTWEEMAEVGAKVSKDTGKSLGIACTGDDTSATNQYLQFLAQRGGSFFDKDGNLALDTPEAVEVLKFMVDGVKSGFLLEVPDPYGPAANAALKSGKLIAITMPNWFNVYGLQANVPEQKGKWRLAAMPKFAGGGTRASSLGGTGFAVIKNRPNTTAAHDLLKYTYLTEAGQVMRFKSAGYLPTLKSVYDNAELLAHQDAYLGGQKVFETYRELAADVPPYFQSPELSKLVAALGKQVQAAIKGRTTPEKAIADAVAGFQG from the coding sequence ATGACGCACACGGACCGCCGCAGCTTCCTGCGGACCACTGGCCTGCTCGGTGGCGCGCTGCTGCTGCCGGGCGGGTTGGCCGCCTGCAGCGGAGGCTCAAGCGAGAGTTCCGCGACAGCTTCTGGGCCGGTCGAGCTGGAGTTCTGGACGCACGACCCGGGCTACGTGAAGACCTTCACGGCTGCGGCCAAGGCCTACCAGGCGGCCGGTGACACCCAGTTCCAGTACACGCTGAAGCCGGTCAATGCCGACGGGGACTCGCTGGTGACGCGTCTCATCTCCAACGCCTCGGCCGGCAAGGGAACAGCGGACATGATCGGCATCATCATCTCCACCTTCAACCGGCTGATGACCGGCGGGATCGCGCCGAACGTGCTGTACGACTGGTCGGGTGACGTTTCGTCACTGGACGGCGATCTGCTGCCGTCCAGGGTCGCGCCGTACACACTCGACGGCAAGGTCTACGCGATCGAGTCGGACAACTGCACCACGGTGTACTACTACCGCGAGGATCTGTTCGACTCGCTGAAGATCGACATCGCGACCCCGACCTGGGAGGAGATGGCCGAGGTCGGCGCCAAGGTGTCGAAGGACACCGGCAAGTCACTCGGCATCGCCTGTACCGGTGACGACACCTCGGCAACGAACCAGTATCTGCAGTTCCTCGCCCAGCGCGGCGGGTCCTTCTTCGACAAGGACGGCAACCTCGCGCTGGACACGCCCGAGGCAGTCGAGGTGCTGAAGTTCATGGTCGACGGCGTCAAGAGCGGGTTCCTGCTCGAGGTTCCCGACCCGTACGGTCCGGCCGCGAACGCGGCATTGAAGAGCGGCAAGTTGATCGCGATCACGATGCCGAACTGGTTCAACGTCTACGGGCTGCAGGCGAACGTGCCCGAGCAGAAAGGCAAATGGCGGCTGGCCGCGATGCCGAAGTTCGCCGGGGGCGGTACTCGGGCCTCCTCGCTCGGCGGCACCGGTTTCGCCGTCATCAAGAACCGTCCGAACACGACCGCCGCGCACGACCTGCTCAAGTACACCTACTTGACCGAGGCCGGGCAGGTCATGAGATTCAAGTCGGCCGGCTACTTGCCGACGCTGAAGTCGGTCTACGACAACGCCGAGCTGCTCGCCCATCAAGACGCGTACCTGGGTGGACAGAAGGTCTTCGAGACGTACCGCGAGTTGGCAGCAGACGTTCCGCCGTACTTCCAGAGCCCTGAGCTCAGCAAGCTCGTCGCGGCGCTCGGAAAGCAGGTCCAGGCGGCGATCAAGGGCAGGACCACGCCCGAAAAGGCGATCGCCGACGCAGTCGCCGGCTTCCAGGGCTGA
- a CDS encoding cellulase-like family protein, whose product MPVPIPDHLPEKLTITLWDFSWYTRTGHGEPFHDLDRAFAEAVDRGYNTVRICAMPFLLFGSGLDTSALRLTRLGGEYAQRTRWYDVGADAVLDGRAHLIQLFEAAARHDCFVILSSWEYQQSPAFLADSSWYDALAAVPPAERPTALADALAEMIRFLAEHGLDHRVAFTEIHNEVQAGHLTDDVPDGVDTVVALRPRLEAAIDHFHRQVPNRPVAANYSRVPVGSMRGLPRNADVAVFHPYVYGVLEELYETFAVRRPDREFPEARARSELLRDDAPSPEAWELPADARWRLKATVVPQREVYVHDWCDAQKFDRWLYSRYAGYASQMRAVMEAWMLSASDWAAEHEVPLVFGEGWVGYTPLLSEFEGGPIGAQVCRDAVQRAGQLGAWGAVVCSNAAPHHPMWDDLDLQVQINTDFKKGSSR is encoded by the coding sequence ATGCCAGTCCCCATTCCTGACCACCTGCCCGAGAAGCTCACGATCACGCTCTGGGACTTCTCGTGGTACACCCGGACCGGCCACGGCGAGCCGTTCCACGATCTCGACCGGGCGTTCGCCGAGGCGGTCGACCGCGGGTACAACACCGTGCGCATCTGTGCGATGCCTTTCCTGCTCTTCGGATCCGGCCTCGATACCTCCGCGCTGCGGCTGACGCGGCTCGGCGGCGAGTACGCCCAGCGCACCCGGTGGTACGACGTCGGTGCGGATGCCGTTCTGGACGGACGTGCGCATCTGATCCAGCTGTTCGAGGCGGCGGCGCGGCACGACTGCTTCGTGATCTTGTCGAGTTGGGAGTATCAGCAGAGCCCGGCGTTCCTCGCGGACTCGTCGTGGTACGACGCCTTGGCGGCCGTTCCGCCGGCGGAACGGCCGACCGCACTGGCCGATGCCCTGGCCGAGATGATCCGGTTCCTCGCCGAGCACGGTCTCGATCACCGAGTGGCGTTCACCGAGATCCACAACGAGGTTCAGGCGGGCCACCTCACTGACGACGTGCCGGACGGTGTCGACACTGTCGTTGCCTTGCGCCCTCGATTGGAAGCGGCGATCGACCACTTCCACCGTCAGGTGCCGAACCGTCCTGTGGCAGCGAACTATTCACGGGTGCCGGTGGGCAGCATGCGAGGGCTGCCGCGGAACGCCGATGTGGCCGTCTTCCATCCGTACGTCTACGGGGTGCTCGAGGAGCTGTACGAGACGTTCGCGGTGCGTCGGCCGGACCGAGAGTTCCCCGAGGCGCGGGCGCGGAGCGAGCTGCTGCGCGACGATGCACCCTCGCCGGAGGCGTGGGAACTTCCTGCCGACGCACGCTGGCGACTGAAGGCGACAGTCGTGCCACAGCGTGAGGTCTATGTGCACGACTGGTGCGACGCGCAGAAGTTCGACCGGTGGCTCTACAGCCGCTACGCAGGCTATGCATCCCAGATGCGTGCCGTCATGGAGGCATGGATGCTGTCGGCCTCTGACTGGGCGGCGGAGCATGAGGTGCCGCTCGTCTTCGGCGAGGGCTGGGTCGGCTACACCCCGCTCCTCTCCGAGTTCGAAGGTGGGCCGATCGGGGCGCAGGTGTGCCGCGACGCCGTACAACGCGCCGGCCAGCTCGGAGCCTGGGGCGCGGTGGTCTGCTCCAATGCGGCTCCGCACCACCCGATGTGGGACGACCTCGACCTTCAGGTACAGATCAACACCGACTTCAAGAAGGGATCGTCCCGATGA
- a CDS encoding glycosyl hydrolase 53 family protein yields MTGRRWFAVAVAAAITLGGAPPAMADEAPVRPSTAVLNGDFEAAAGRPDAIPGWRISGTPAAAKVIAPGNDSEHALQLGSTGRHDVTVGQTVKGLADGYYTVSLMARSSGQDAVYLFAEGSNGGEARTALPVRADWTVVVVRGVRVDKGTLHLGVRAKSAAGGMSTIDSVTLTRAGGPYEFLQGGDISQLNLVEDAGATFADETGKRQDPLRIMAEKGVNIVRLRLYNNTGPDHPRIGFPNSYLPDGYGDLADNLDLARRAARYGMKIQLTLHYSDYWSNGAIQDIPKDWRSVENLPDAQAVDELTSLVGNYTRDVVKKFSAQGTPVDYVSLGNEMQGGLLFPYGRAWGGTETNLFRFLKAGYAGAKAADPRTQVVIHLDDAGNYDKYRWFFGMLRDNGVPWDVIGSSYYPYWTQKDVPTVLPFFDTISREFGKKILVTETGFNWNPLTSYGEPGQLENGGPVPYPDTPQGQRDFLYELFAGLKSVPDGNVIGDLYWDPVMIPAEGVGWEVGQPNVVENTTLFDFTGRALPGLDAYLYNVSAGQRKTRP; encoded by the coding sequence ATGACAGGCAGACGATGGTTCGCCGTCGCCGTGGCAGCGGCGATCACGCTAGGCGGTGCACCGCCGGCGATGGCCGACGAGGCGCCGGTTCGTCCCAGCACGGCCGTGCTCAACGGAGACTTCGAAGCCGCGGCGGGACGGCCTGATGCCATACCGGGCTGGAGAATCTCCGGTACGCCGGCAGCCGCGAAGGTCATTGCACCTGGCAACGACAGTGAGCACGCACTCCAACTCGGCTCGACTGGACGCCACGACGTCACCGTTGGCCAGACAGTGAAAGGCCTGGCCGACGGCTACTACACCGTGTCTCTGATGGCGCGCAGCAGCGGCCAGGATGCGGTGTACCTGTTCGCCGAGGGCAGCAACGGCGGTGAGGCTCGCACCGCCCTCCCGGTCCGCGCGGATTGGACCGTCGTCGTCGTCCGCGGAGTGCGCGTCGACAAGGGAACACTCCACCTAGGAGTTCGTGCCAAGAGTGCGGCCGGCGGGATGAGCACGATCGACAGCGTCACGCTCACGCGCGCGGGAGGGCCGTACGAGTTCTTGCAGGGCGGCGACATCAGCCAGCTGAATCTCGTCGAGGACGCGGGCGCGACCTTCGCCGATGAGACTGGAAAGCGTCAAGATCCGCTCCGGATCATGGCGGAGAAGGGAGTCAACATCGTCCGGTTGCGGCTGTACAACAACACCGGACCGGATCACCCGAGGATCGGCTTCCCGAACAGTTACCTTCCGGACGGGTACGGGGACCTGGCCGACAACCTGGACCTTGCCCGTCGGGCCGCTCGGTACGGCATGAAGATCCAGTTGACCTTGCACTACAGCGACTACTGGAGCAACGGCGCCATTCAGGACATCCCGAAGGACTGGCGCTCCGTCGAGAACCTCCCCGACGCGCAAGCGGTCGACGAACTCACCTCGCTGGTGGGCAACTACACCCGAGACGTGGTGAAGAAGTTCTCCGCGCAGGGCACACCCGTGGATTACGTGTCGCTCGGCAACGAGATGCAGGGCGGGCTGCTGTTTCCGTACGGCCGGGCATGGGGTGGCACGGAGACGAACCTCTTCCGCTTCCTCAAGGCGGGGTACGCCGGCGCCAAGGCCGCTGACCCGCGGACACAGGTCGTCATCCACCTCGACGACGCCGGCAACTACGACAAGTACCGTTGGTTCTTCGGCATGCTGCGCGACAACGGCGTCCCCTGGGACGTGATCGGCTCGTCGTACTACCCGTACTGGACCCAGAAGGACGTCCCGACCGTACTCCCGTTCTTCGACACGATCTCTCGGGAGTTCGGCAAGAAGATCCTGGTGACGGAGACCGGCTTCAACTGGAACCCGCTCACGTCCTACGGCGAGCCTGGCCAACTCGAGAACGGTGGCCCGGTGCCGTACCCCGACACCCCGCAGGGTCAGCGCGACTTCCTGTACGAACTGTTCGCCGGCCTGAAGTCGGTGCCGGACGGCAACGTCATCGGGGACCTGTACTGGGATCCCGTCATGATCCCGGCCGAGGGAGTGGGCTGGGAGGTCGGCCAGCCGAATGTCGTGGAGAACACCACGCTGTTCGACTTCACCGGCCGAGCCCTCCCGGGGCTCGACGCGTACCTCTACAACGTCAGCGCCGGGCAGCGTAAGACCCGACCGTAG
- a CDS encoding carbohydrate ABC transporter permease yields MLYGLFLIVPVFVALYLSLTAWAGFGSPIWVGLRNYQDLIGDAVFFSSVMNTVLYVLISVFVVVPAALLLATALNARGLRGRDLFRLVYFTPVVLSPIVITLVFSLFFDREFGVLNAVLRATFGFGGVDWLGDPWWARVVVAFLIVWRWTGYLTIFFLAGLQNIPRELYEAASLDGAGPVRQFCNVTLPMLRPVTAFVAVTVMVGSAQIFDEPYLLTRGGPGDATISVAMFIYREAFMRQQLGYAAAAGVLMFVGVFAIGRLANAVLGIGRDR; encoded by the coding sequence TTGCTGTACGGCCTGTTCCTGATCGTTCCGGTCTTTGTCGCGCTCTACCTGAGCCTGACCGCGTGGGCCGGCTTCGGGTCACCGATCTGGGTCGGGCTGCGTAACTACCAGGATCTGATCGGCGACGCGGTCTTCTTCTCATCGGTGATGAACACAGTGCTGTACGTCCTGATCAGTGTCTTTGTCGTGGTCCCAGCGGCCTTGCTACTGGCCACCGCGCTGAACGCCCGCGGGTTGCGGGGGCGCGATCTCTTCCGGTTGGTCTACTTCACACCGGTCGTACTGTCCCCGATCGTGATCACGCTGGTCTTCAGCCTCTTCTTCGACCGGGAGTTCGGCGTCCTGAACGCGGTTCTGCGGGCCACCTTCGGTTTCGGTGGGGTGGACTGGCTGGGTGATCCTTGGTGGGCGCGGGTGGTTGTCGCCTTCCTGATCGTCTGGCGATGGACCGGCTACCTGACCATCTTCTTCCTGGCCGGACTGCAGAACATCCCGCGCGAGTTGTACGAGGCAGCATCGCTGGATGGCGCCGGACCGGTCCGCCAGTTCTGCAACGTCACGCTGCCGATGCTGAGACCGGTGACCGCGTTCGTGGCCGTTACCGTCATGGTCGGCTCGGCTCAGATCTTTGACGAGCCGTATCTGCTCACCCGCGGTGGTCCAGGCGACGCCACCATTTCGGTTGCCATGTTCATCTATCGGGAGGCCTTCATGCGCCAGCAACTCGGATACGCCGCGGCGGCCGGCGTCCTGATGTTCGTCGGAGTCTTCGCCATCGGGCGACTGGCGAACGCCGTACTCGGGATCGGACGGGACCGATGA
- a CDS encoding beta-galactosidase — protein sequence MSGAVRTHSVKVGAPEPALTGHLRLGGRSKSGSEISVDSRSLWRDGTPWFPVMGEFHYSRYPRAEWESELRKIKAGGITIVGAYVFWILHEERKGVYRWDGDRDLRRFVELCHQVGLEVVARIGPWGHGEARNGAFPDWLMDLDLEARTDDPRYLAIVRPWYSEIARQLEGLFWLDGGPVVAVQIENELYDQPEHLRTLKRMAKDVGFDVPIWTVTGWGRADIPRDEFIPLFGGYPEAAWDEHDAGWAKQSRLHFFFTHVRDDFTIGSDLRQEGGSAADSMADTGGGGAIGGNTEGATGPELERYPFATCELGGGMYTAYHRRPRIAADDIAAISLVKLGSGSTWQGYYMYHGGTQVIGELSTTQESHATGYPNDLPLLTYDFQAPLSEYGQVRPSFAALRQHATWIAAEGSKLARMVTTLPDDAPTDPENRAALRWAVRSDGDSGYLFVNNHQPVEHLAEQAGIRFEVAGLGADAITIPTAGCDIPSGAYFAWPLRLDISGARLSASAQVVARTQVGDRDALVLAAVDGSPIELQVEGGSVRDLPEGASVRERSGLVTVTQLTAGLDCKVTIAGPQGATDVYVLAAPDRLCVSVVDREVYRSADPVVSFSGGPRVVTTSERVTVHQLTDEGWRGIELQGASADQVVASRAVRSAGPPRDIPRGGSLGRASAPVDEDFAAAAEWHLDTSELAAFVDNDEHDGDVLLRIDYLGDVARLYAGDRLLADHFWYGPAWEVGLDRLGREVLRDGLRLLVLPLAEGPPIYLSPGEVPHYESGVALDLRGVTAFRRVTVPVA from the coding sequence ATGAGCGGAGCGGTGCGCACCCACAGCGTCAAGGTCGGCGCTCCCGAGCCGGCTCTGACGGGTCACCTGCGACTGGGCGGCAGGTCGAAGTCGGGGAGCGAGATCTCGGTCGACAGCCGCAGCCTGTGGCGCGACGGGACGCCCTGGTTTCCGGTGATGGGGGAGTTTCATTACTCCCGATACCCGCGGGCGGAGTGGGAGTCCGAACTGAGGAAGATAAAGGCAGGCGGCATCACGATCGTCGGCGCCTATGTCTTCTGGATCCTGCACGAGGAACGGAAGGGCGTTTACCGGTGGGATGGCGACCGGGACCTGCGCAGGTTCGTCGAGCTGTGCCACCAGGTGGGCCTCGAAGTCGTCGCTCGCATCGGTCCCTGGGGGCATGGCGAGGCGCGCAATGGGGCCTTCCCGGACTGGCTCATGGACCTCGACCTGGAGGCGCGCACGGACGATCCGCGCTACCTCGCCATCGTGCGGCCGTGGTACAGCGAGATCGCCCGGCAACTGGAAGGTCTGTTCTGGCTGGACGGCGGGCCTGTGGTCGCCGTCCAGATCGAGAACGAGCTCTACGATCAGCCGGAGCATCTGCGGACGCTCAAGCGCATGGCGAAGGACGTCGGCTTCGACGTTCCGATCTGGACCGTGACCGGCTGGGGACGCGCGGACATTCCTCGCGACGAGTTCATCCCTCTGTTCGGTGGGTATCCCGAGGCGGCGTGGGACGAGCACGACGCCGGCTGGGCGAAGCAGAGCCGGCTGCACTTCTTCTTCACCCACGTCCGCGACGATTTCACGATCGGATCCGACCTGCGGCAGGAGGGCGGATCCGCGGCCGATTCGATGGCCGACACGGGAGGGGGCGGAGCGATCGGTGGCAACACCGAAGGAGCCACGGGACCAGAGTTGGAACGGTATCCGTTCGCGACGTGCGAGCTGGGCGGCGGGATGTACACCGCCTACCATCGCCGGCCGCGGATCGCCGCCGACGACATCGCAGCGATCTCGCTGGTGAAGCTTGGCTCAGGGTCGACGTGGCAGGGCTACTACATGTACCACGGCGGCACCCAGGTGATCGGTGAGCTGTCGACAACCCAGGAATCACACGCCACCGGCTACCCCAATGACCTGCCGCTGCTCACGTACGACTTCCAGGCACCACTGTCGGAGTACGGGCAAGTGCGGCCCTCGTTCGCCGCACTGAGGCAGCACGCGACTTGGATCGCGGCCGAGGGCTCGAAGCTCGCGCGGATGGTGACGACGCTGCCGGACGACGCTCCTACAGACCCGGAGAACCGCGCGGCCTTGCGGTGGGCAGTCCGTTCGGACGGGGACTCCGGGTACCTGTTCGTCAACAATCATCAGCCGGTCGAACACCTCGCCGAGCAGGCAGGCATCCGGTTCGAGGTAGCCGGTCTCGGTGCGGACGCGATCACCATCCCGACCGCGGGGTGCGACATCCCAAGTGGTGCCTACTTCGCGTGGCCATTGCGTCTCGACATCTCTGGAGCTCGCTTGTCGGCGTCTGCTCAGGTCGTCGCGCGCACTCAGGTCGGTGATCGCGATGCGCTCGTCTTGGCTGCTGTGGACGGGAGTCCGATCGAGCTGCAGGTGGAGGGTGGTTCCGTGCGGGATCTGCCCGAAGGCGCCTCGGTCCGCGAGCGCTCAGGCCTGGTTACTGTCACGCAGTTGACGGCCGGATTGGACTGCAAGGTCACCATCGCGGGTCCTCAAGGGGCCACTGACGTCTACGTCCTCGCCGCACCTGACCGACTTTGTGTCAGCGTGGTCGACAGAGAGGTCTATCGCAGCGCGGATCCGGTCGTTTCGTTCTCCGGCGGACCGCGGGTGGTGACGACCTCGGAGCGGGTGACCGTGCACCAGCTCACCGACGAGGGGTGGCGAGGGATCGAGCTGCAGGGAGCGTCGGCAGATCAAGTCGTGGCGTCGCGGGCGGTGCGCAGTGCCGGCCCACCACGGGACATTCCTCGGGGCGGCTCACTGGGGCGCGCCTCGGCGCCGGTCGACGAGGATTTCGCAGCGGCGGCAGAGTGGCATCTCGATACCTCGGAGCTCGCGGCGTTCGTCGACAACGACGAGCACGACGGCGATGTACTGCTGCGGATCGACTACCTGGGTGATGTAGCGCGGCTGTATGCCGGCGATCGGTTGCTGGCGGATCATTTCTGGTACGGGCCGGCCTGGGAGGTGGGGCTCGACCGCCTCGGCAGAGAGGTGCTTCGCGATGGTCTGCGCCTCTTGGTCCTCCCCCTGGCAGAGGGGCCGCCCATCTATCTGTCGCCCGGGGAGGTTCCGCACTATGAATCAGGTGTCGCGCTGGACCTGCGAGGCGTCACGGCGTTTCGGCGTGTGACGGTTCCGGTCGCGTAG
- the dgoD gene encoding galactonate dehydratase, with translation MKIVDVETFLVPPRWLFCRIQTDDGLVGWGEPLVEGQAESVRAAVHALAEVLIGSDPLRIEDNWQVMSRGGFYRGGPVLSSAVAGLDQALWDIAGKAYGLPVHALLGGHVRDRVPVYSWVGGDEPAELVDAIQEQVEAGFTAIKMNACGRMPAAATPRDLAGVAERAGIAREVLGPDRHLAIDFHGRVTAPTAHRLLPLLEEFQPLFVEEPVLPEHAHALPDLVKCSSIPIATGERLYSRSDFLPALQSGIAVAQPDLSHAGGISEVRRIAALAETFDVALAPHCPLGPISLAASLQVAFATPNFLIQEQSLGIHYNVDNDLLDYLVDPSVLTFVDGYAARPVGPGLGLTVDEAAVREADRRGHKWRAPLWRHIDGSFAEW, from the coding sequence GTGAAGATCGTCGATGTCGAGACGTTTCTGGTGCCGCCCCGGTGGCTGTTCTGCCGGATCCAGACAGATGATGGACTCGTCGGCTGGGGCGAACCACTGGTCGAGGGCCAAGCAGAATCCGTCCGCGCCGCGGTGCATGCGCTGGCCGAGGTCCTGATCGGCAGCGATCCGCTGCGCATCGAGGACAACTGGCAGGTGATGTCGCGCGGCGGCTTCTACAGAGGCGGCCCGGTGCTGTCGAGCGCGGTCGCAGGACTCGATCAGGCGTTGTGGGACATCGCCGGCAAGGCGTACGGTCTGCCCGTCCATGCCTTGCTCGGGGGCCATGTGCGCGATCGCGTCCCGGTGTACTCGTGGGTCGGTGGAGACGAGCCGGCGGAGTTGGTGGATGCCATCCAGGAGCAGGTCGAGGCCGGCTTCACCGCGATCAAGATGAACGCCTGCGGCCGGATGCCGGCGGCTGCGACCCCGCGCGACCTCGCCGGAGTGGCGGAGCGTGCAGGAATCGCCCGCGAGGTCCTCGGGCCGGATCGTCACCTGGCCATCGACTTCCACGGGCGCGTCACGGCGCCGACGGCGCATCGCTTGTTGCCACTCCTGGAGGAGTTCCAGCCTCTCTTCGTGGAAGAACCGGTCTTACCGGAGCATGCGCACGCGCTGCCCGATCTGGTGAAGTGCTCGTCGATTCCGATCGCGACCGGTGAACGGCTGTACTCACGGTCGGACTTCCTACCTGCCCTGCAGTCCGGTATCGCGGTTGCTCAGCCCGATCTCTCCCATGCGGGCGGAATCTCGGAGGTACGCCGGATCGCCGCGCTGGCGGAAACCTTCGACGTGGCCCTCGCGCCGCACTGCCCGCTGGGGCCGATCTCGTTGGCGGCGAGTCTGCAAGTGGCGTTCGCGACACCCAACTTCCTGATCCAGGAACAGAGCCTCGGCATCCATTACAACGTCGACAACGACCTCCTCGACTATCTCGTCGACCCGTCCGTGCTGACGTTCGTCGATGGGTACGCCGCCCGCCCCGTTGGGCCGGGGCTCGGCCTCACCGTTGACGAGGCGGCTGTCCGCGAAGCCGACCGGCGAGGACACAAGTGGCGCGCACCTTTGTGGCGTCATATCGACGGCTCCTTCGCGGAATGGTGA
- a CDS encoding carbohydrate ABC transporter permease, with translation MLYLSLIVLVLVFVLPLVWAAASSFKLRGDIFAYPPKLFPEHPTLHNYQTLLAEQPFWGWFAMSTVVALISTAVSVFVCSLAGFGFAKYRFKGKNFLFNVMFSSLAIPFAVIVVPLFIMLVRTGLNSPYFALIVPWVAPAFGIFMMRQFTEQSIPDELLESGRVDGCGEFMIFWTIVLPLLRPALGALAVWSFINSYNAFLWPLIIVGEPSQYTLPLGLGALFATENRQYDLVLAGSVLAAIPSLLLFIGLRKQLIDGLTAGAVKS, from the coding sequence TTGCTGTACCTCAGTCTGATCGTCTTGGTGCTCGTCTTCGTGCTGCCCCTCGTCTGGGCGGCCGCCAGCTCGTTCAAGCTTCGCGGCGATATCTTCGCGTATCCGCCGAAGCTGTTCCCGGAGCATCCGACGCTTCACAACTACCAGACGCTGCTGGCCGAGCAACCGTTCTGGGGCTGGTTCGCGATGAGTACCGTCGTGGCGCTCATCTCGACCGCGGTGTCGGTCTTCGTCTGTTCGCTGGCGGGCTTCGGATTCGCGAAGTATCGCTTCAAGGGCAAGAATTTTCTGTTCAACGTGATGTTCTCGTCGCTCGCGATCCCGTTCGCGGTCATCGTCGTACCGCTGTTCATCATGCTGGTGCGGACCGGCCTGAACTCGCCGTACTTCGCGCTGATCGTGCCATGGGTGGCGCCGGCGTTCGGCATCTTCATGATGCGGCAGTTCACCGAGCAGTCCATCCCGGACGAGTTGCTGGAGTCCGGTCGCGTCGACGGATGCGGGGAGTTCATGATCTTCTGGACCATCGTGCTGCCGCTTCTGCGACCGGCGCTCGGGGCCCTGGCGGTCTGGAGTTTCATCAACAGCTACAACGCGTTCCTCTGGCCGCTCATCATCGTGGGCGAACCGTCGCAGTACACCCTGCCGCTCGGCCTTGGCGCCCTCTTCGCCACCGAGAATCGCCAGTACGACCTCGTCCTGGCCGGCTCCGTGCTCGCCGCGATCCCCAGCCTGCTCCTGTTCATCGGGCTCCGTAAACAGCTCATCGACGGCCTCACCGCCGGCGCCGTGAAGAGCTGA